GTGGATATACAACTGCATTAGCAACTGCAGACCATCTGACTGTTCAccaagtagaagaaaaaaaaatcagtacttgTGTAGTGGCAAGACAGATAACTCCAAATTAGAAATAAGGACAGAAAGACACTACATGATCACATCAAACCTTGACAGACGTTAAGgatgaaaaattcattcagctCCCAGTTTCTCTGTTGAAGTTATTTGACAAATGTGTCTTAGAACTGTAGGAACACAGAATCACCTGCTAATAATAATGACCAAGTCTACAAAACGTGTTGATAGTTTATCAGCCAAGTACCAGGGAGTGATCACTGATCACTGCTGGCCACAAAGGTAGGGATTGACCTGGAGGTGAATCCTATCATTACCTCACAGAGCCAATCAAAGCTGCTTAGAAACAAGATGTCTTGATCTTGTAATGGACAGGGACATCAGAGACACTCACCAATATATTGTAATCAAGTTCATAGTCTGACATCTTCTGTATTCTTAACACATTAAATACTACAACTGAAGTGAGCagcaaacaaaggaaataaacGCTGCGCTAAACAGTCAGACTGATAGTCTGACCCCATCAGCATCAGAACACTCTCTTTGGCTCGAGACAAACATATGTATGAAATAGAAGAACCATCTGATGAACTCAGATGATGATGCTTACAGAAGTTACACATACTTCACGTGGAAATTATCTTCCCCTTATTTGCAAGGTAGCAGCAGAAATAAGGCAGTTTTGCAGCCCCAGTACTTTGACATTCAGAAAATGTCATCTTGCATAGCATTTTGCTAGAAAAGACAACTTTTCTGAAGGCCAGCAAAGCAATATGCAACCATTAGGGAATTTCAGTCTATTAAAGTCTGATTTTAAAACGTTGCCAAATACTTTATGTATTCTATACTGGGAAAAGAAGACTGCgtttgcagaaagattttttcccccctaatatGAAGTAGTTGTGGTAAAAGGTCAAATACGAGTAAACTTAACACCTCAGCCTTGTGCACATAAGCAACACTTCACTGAGAAAAAAGCCACAAGGGGAACAGAATACAGtactgaagaaaaacacatcagCAACACCTTTATGTGTGAAGTTGACCAGTACGAGacagaagcaaaagcagaaaatgggTAGGCTGGAACCATAATACAGTCTAGCTTATCAACTTCAATTGATGAGATTCTGATAAGATATGATAGCTAGTTTCTTTTTCAAATGGTACAGCCTGAATCAACAGTTTGTGTCTGTAAGGTCTGTTTCTGCAAACACTGACTTGCCTTTCTTGGTCgctgttgggtttgttttcagttttcgTAGAACCTCAGTTTGCACGTCAGTCACTAGATGCAAATTAGACATTTCTCTCTTCAATTCCCAATATGCTTGTTGcacactttcaaaacaaaaaatttttacAAGTTAATTAAATAGTTGCCACCTCTAAAGCATCCTCATGTTAATAAATCACTTTTGCCTGACATACACTGACAATGTTACTCAAGTACCGTAATTCAAAATGAATTAAGCAGTACTGATAATTATCTTAAACTGATGGACCTTTGTATATTTTGACTCTTGCATATTACAATATATAATGTATTGAATATTAACATACTAGATGATACTAATAATTTCAAGTTCCCCAAATGGAAGGAAATACAAAGCATATTCTCCTATTTCATTATTTGAAACTAACCATCTTACCAGAAAACTAGTAATCTCCAgggaatacttttaaaaaaatatattaaatggacACTAGACTGCAAACAAGGTAGAGTATTAACTTTGAACGGCTTCTGATAAATGACCATACACACCATTGTATGTTATGATCCTAGTACTGTTAACTGATCATAGTTTTAAATAGTCACTATTTGGGTCTCTACACCATtcattttgcaatgaaaaatCTACACCGATTTCATTTTTACAATGAAATCAGACTAGATACCCAGGATCCAAACTGAGCACCCACACACAGACcaaactaaaatataaaatatactgttTCATATTCAAGTCATGTAATTTATGTTAATAAACTGCCTtatcagacattttaaaaaatagcgACCCAATTCATTCTCTGGTAAGATAGCATAATATGAGAAACATATttagcaacagcagcagtgttCCAACACTAAGTTTCAGGTGATTAGCTGCtaagaaaaatcaaggaaaaaaaaaaaaatcagaaaagtcagCATCACCATATGTTTCTTGGTAAAATTTCAAGCAAAGGCTCACTGAACACCACATTTATGTTGATTAATAATTAACTTAGTGTTCAAAGACATAAGGATGCAGTTATTTCAACTTAAACATtcaattatttaatgttttttaatgctCAACATTCTAGCAAAACACATTTATCGAGGACAAGTATTATGGATGAgagttttcagaatatttctttctcAATATATTCACCTATAAGACATTTATTTGAGAACAGTTCAGTACCTCAAACTATAGTTGAGATGACCGAGAACTATTAAGCTATGTAACAACTGTGTTTTCAAACATGCATATATACAGATTTCTATCCCTCCAAAATAGCAATTTAGGATCACTCCTGCATGAAATTTCTCAGACATGAGTGTGTTCAAAAGCAGTCGGAGAAATAGCTATTATTCTGTTCTGCAAGTTAACGCTAGAAGGGTTctcttaaaacaaagaaattaaactgtcTTCTATGCACAGAAATATTTCCCCAGAACACAAAAATTCAGCAAAACCTCTGTTAAAGAGCAGAGGAAGCTCACAGTTTAACACGTAATGTATTAGGTGTGAGCAATTCTGATAGATAGAAAGTTAAAATTTTCAGAACTGATACTTCAAGAAGTTCAGCTAAACCTGGGGCCTTTTTACTGCAGAATCCATTTGGCTCTTTGAACTTTTGAGATgacaattttaaaatgaagttaatGTGGCAACCACATTTATGTGTTTTGGTCTCAAAAATAAGATCAAAGAAGCTTTATATCAGAACAGAACCATctgatatttaaatatatttacatatagaaGTGGTTAAATATAAGAACAGCTCATTGTCTGCCACCAACCAGAAAGTATTCAGATAAACTTTATAACATGCACTTTAGCGCGTTTAAAAGCATCTTGCAAAGGGATCCAGGTACTAGAATtccacttaaatattttaaatgtttctgtggaTACTGACTTAGAATCCCATTGCAAAGCTTCACTTTCAAGAAATTTGCAATTGAAAACCAAGGATTCCACGTGCTTTGAAGTTTATCCTATACTGCCTTCTAACATGCAATATAAACCTTGAACATGCAATATAAACCTTTAAGCTTGTCTAAATCTACAGCCAAGTAGATTTGCAAACCAAGAATTTAAAGTCAGATTTGGAAGCTGCTGACAAATGTGAAATAATTACTTTCCAAAAAGTTAACTAACTGCAAATGCCTCCATTTTCCATAAACAGCAGGATTGCTTGCTACAGCAAATGTTTCGCATAGGAGGTTTTTCAAGTgcttttccacagatttttggaTAGGCTTACATATTCAGTATACATTACACATTCATTATTTATGTCAGATTACAATAAACACTATACTGTACATATGCTAATTCAGATGGTTGCCACCTGAATATCACTTTGCGGAATAAATCTGCTCTGGAAGATCAAAGAGATAACTGCTTTACCTTGAGATAACACCTTTTTTCAGGCTCCAGCAGAAACCACAAGAAGCTCCAGCAGAAACCACAAGAAAAAGTGTTAGCAAGCTAGCTGTCCAGTCAAGGTGAAACGTGAAAGTGTAATTTGTGTATAATATTATTATCATTACACCAGAGaacatatgaaaagaaatatctgTGCTGTTCTCTTTCAGTGACTGATTTCTTTTCCCATCTCTTCGACAGCCAAGTAAGCAACAAGGTATTATGCTAAACAGTCTGTCATTATGAAGGACCACTCTTCCCTCTTGTGGAAAATCGTGTAAGTACACAAATAGGCATAATCCGGTGTAAGAGGTGCAGTTAGTTTCCCTTCTGCAAGACAGAACATTTGGGACCTTCCATGCATTCATGAATTGGTTTTTTGTATAAAGAATTAAATGATATATGTAGTTTCTAATACAGCACACATACTCAAGACAGGGTAATACAGGCGTTTAGATCCTTAGATTTAGCACAATTATTATCTGAATGGCTGCAAAATGACTGGTATGTTagcatttttctggaaaattgctatttctttttGAATAGGTCACACAATGGCTcctcaatatttttaaaaaattcctttaaaatgtcttttagtGGAAATAATATTGCACTGTGCCAAGTAAGAACATATGTTCCAACACTAAGGAAGAGATTTGAAGCCATCACCTATGCAAATACAGGAACCTGGGATTAGACTTGGAAATTTATCTACCTCCTCCTCAAGTCAACTAATTATTAAAAAGCTCGTTTTAAATACAGGataatttaactttcattttctgtacAACAATCTGAAGATGTAAATGTTTTCTTATCATCATCATCCCAGACTgccaaaataaaagagaaaaaaaattaaaatgatcttGCTAAATCAGCATACCTAGACTTGAAATTAAGATAATGCAATTTGAAATAACAAATTCGAACAGGCTGCaagaatatttactttttcaaatatGTGTCCCTTggtaaactaaaaataaaatgtgaaagccaCTTGATTTTCATACCTCTGGATGTCTTGCCTTTGAACTAGGCCTCCATTTAATGGATTTTCATCTTGAGCCTGGTCCTGCATAACAGAATGAggggaagatagagaaggaatgAACATACGATTTCAGACCTTCTACCTGAAAATACTGCAGTGAAACTACAAGTTCGCTAATATTAAAATTCAGGAGTAAAGTAGTCTTCATTTGTGTTGGCTGCAATGATTTTCAAAATGGACATGAAGACTTCTACTAAGAATTTCCACTTAACCAATGCTTAAATTACCTACTTGCATGAAAGCACTGCTCAGCCACCACCATACTCCCTCTTTCCTCactcctttttcctttattttaaaaacagttgagCTCTCAGAATTTTTGATTCTTTGAAAGGCTAAAAATTGAGAAAGGGTTTtgacttccattaaaaaaaaaaaaaataaaatcagtcttcTCTTGTTCTTTCCCTGTGCCCCAGTATACAAAGACCtttaaattaaactatttcaATACAGATTTACTTCCACAAGTTACATTTATGGCAGAACATAATTTATCCATGCTTTAAATCGTGCATACAAGCAGCCTCACTGAAGTTAACAGGACTGTTTAACAAATCAAACATTGGGGTCGCTTCGTTAGTCATGTTTCTATTAGACCCTCACCTGTGATGAGTTCCCATTCATATCCCTTCTCTTCATGTTCCCTTCCTACTACTGTTTCAAGCAACTTGTCAATAATGTACACACTGCACCAACTACAATGCAAAACCCGAATAAGAAtatctaaaaatagaaaaaaaatagaaagtataCTTGCCTAAGgtagaaaacatctgaaaatgctaACTATTAGAAACAGTAATAATGAAGATACCAGCTGGGTTTGAAACAATACTGACTTGTCATTGCCCATTGATCACATTTCCCTGTATTTCACCTGACAGTATTTCCCCCTCCTGAAGACTTTCCCACCACCACCCATCAGAGATTCTATTTcatagttaaaaaacaaaaatccagttgTGCTATATTACCCCACATTTGAAAACTTGTACCTTTTTATTTCCTATATTAAGCAGTTAACAGGATCAAGAAATTGTATTAAAAAGAGCTGTTCCTTATATTTGCTCTTTGCAACAAAAGCTGCTGACATAAGCATTACTTAAACAGTGTCATGCCTAGTATTCCTTACAACTGCTATTTTAGTGTGTTCTTTCTAGCAACATTCATTCTTACCATACAATCTGCACTCTTCAATTATTTATATAGCTGTTACTCTATTCTGTAGAGCTACCTGAAGACACTAGAACTGCAGACAAGTTACAGTATGCCTTCAGAATTTACAAGTTACTGAAAACACTTAAAAGAATTCCAGACACAAGTGAAAACAACAACCAACTGtaacaaataaaaaaccaccaaagcacCTCGCATGCCTTCCAGGTAATGTGCTTTATCCCCACCTAGTGGAAAACACATAGATTAAACCCGAGACAAAACAATCGATGCACATAAGCCTGTCCACATAAGCTTGGAGTGTGGCATGACAGCAGCAGATCTGTGGAGACACATTCAGTGCTGAGAACCCAACATCCCAACTATATATGCTTCGAGAGCAGCACGGGAGAAGGACTTTACTTCAGGCTAGCTCTAGTCTGGTCCCTGAATGCCCAGGAATGGTTGGGGTGCATCTTCTTAGTTTCATCCAGAAAGATACCCAGTTCCCATACTTCTGACTGCTCCGTAATGCAAGGCACAGAAGGAAGTGGCGATAAGGAGATTTGCTTCAAAAGTACATTTCTGTAGTAATGTAAATGTGCCCATAAGAAAAAGAGCCAAAGGAACATTTCCAAATTAAACCAAATCCTGTTTGAAGTGATGGCCATGCAAGGATTCTATTTGCGAGTCTTACATACATCGAACATTGGCTCACTCAAATCTTGTTTGACTTGAGATTACATAATCATAATTATTAATGGCCATAATAAGAAACCTAAAATAGTCTGCATCTTCAAACAATCacatttaaatcttttaaatttattgtGTAACTTCAACGTGACTGTAAAGTCCTAGAGACTGTAACTTTCATCATGTAAAACAGTAAGCATgcactagactttttttttaacttaatgcATTTTATCACTGTTAAGctatcttaatttcctttttgagATCCTAAGCACATCTATGTTACACAGCGAGTCCCTCACAACAGACACTTGCCCCAGAGTAAAGGAGGTATAGCAAGATTCTGGAAACCTTGTTACAAAAAGCTGCTTTCCTGACAAGCTACATGCAACTACCCTAAAGAAAAGTGCTAGAGCTCCTTAAAGAAAGTTTGTGATATCTTTTAACATAGGCATTctattgtttcttaaaaaaaacacacaaaaaaccaattaaaaaacccccaaccgacaaaaaccaaaaccaaaacccaagcaGGTTTTGCCCAAACTTTCCAAGTAGTCCAGTCCAAGCCACGTACCAGCATAGGACACTTCGATCTGATCGGCTACTTATAAGAAATtgtaaagctttattttctgttatatgGGCAACGGCTAGGAAATCTCACCTATATAAGTGTACTATTTCCAAGAAACAAGTCAGTCTATGAGAATATTTAAAGTTAATTTTACTGGGATGTTAATCTTTCACTCAATTTTACACTTTATATCTCTTTGTTAACCCTTTATTTTGCTTGAACAAGGAATTTAAAAGAATGCTATAAATGCAGTCAAATCTATTTATAgaaaaatttcttaaaaataaaggtaCCTTCTGTTTAGATTTTTCTAACTCCTTCCTGAGACTGTTGCACTCTTGCTTGAGCTTTTCTAGATCCCGTTCCAGACTGTGCACTTTCAAGTCACTGCTCAGCTTCTCTATTTCCCAGCTGGACTGACTACAATTCAGATTCTTCATCACTGTAAGAAGACAAGCAAGACAATCAGATTTCAGTCTCTGTTCAAGACATGTAAGGTTTCACTTTAACCAGCCCATGCCCTACAAAAAAATATCCTGTACATTCTGAAGAAACTGCAGTCTATGTCAACAGAGAAATAATAACACTGGTAAAGTTGTTGGCAGAGAATTAATCTATTTTCTGAGCTTAAAGTATGAAGCCCTACTTTTCAAGAGTGCACTGGAGATTttacataaagaaaaaggaagtgacAGCATAAAAAGGCACTGGAAATACAAAAGATCTGTTAATGACAAACACACATGATATATACACCCACTTGCATACTTCTTACATGCTTTGAAAACGTGAGCCTTCTCCCCCCTCAGATTTATATAATTTGTCCTAAGTTTTTCCCAAGTTTAATATCAAGCAGTTCCAAACAGAACTACTAGTCAAAACAGAAGAGTAAAGTCTAGAAGTTACATAAATCTTATTAGACAGAACAAATTCACATGATGTCTATTAAGAAGCAACCTAAGATGACCCTAGCATCAAATCACTAGTAGGAGGCTGGTTAGACAGAAAAAGAACACAACAGGAAGAAAACCCCCAAGTCTTCAACTGCATGGTACACTCACTTCTAGACTTAACAATTTAAACAAGCTTAAGCTACACTGATTTTTCTTAAACAAGGTACTCAGAGCCCACTTATGAATAAAACTGATTACTAAATAAGGCTTGAAATCACCACACTTTCAGAGCTCTCTTTATAAACTCCGCACTTCTTACCTCCTTAAACCATGATGTCCTCAACAATGATACTACAACTACATGTGGTTTCTCCTTCTAGGTTTAAAAGCTTGTACAACTGAAGTAGTGCATTACATGCTTGAGGTCCTCTTGGAAAGTAATCCAACTCGAGCACAGCAATACTTACAACCACCTTTCAACTGACTGCATTTGTACAAAATCTGAAGTCCAGTCCATCTCTAACTTTACACAGatggtattttcttcttctcttttcttgtaACAGTATCctaataaagattattttttcttccatagtgttttattttacatacCTATGATCTCACAGCACTCTTTACAATGGCACTAACAGAAGATGGATCTAAGGCTTTTGGAATTGCCAGGGTACactgtttatttctctttccatCAGGCTCTCTACAACCAGCATCTTTCTACCTCTCCTCACTCCTCAGCCCTGTAAAGAGCTGTTGTTGACGGCAGCCATTGCTATACAACATCCTCTTGTACCTGTCATGTGCCAGCAGTGAAATAAAGCAGTATACCAGATCATCTGCAGGTACCAGGGAAGTGGTATCGACTGGATAGTATTTGATACTTGAATAAGTATGCCCCCACTTCACTCTGAGGAAGGTGGTGGGGTCCAGAGATGCACATGACTAGCCTATAAGCTGCACATTCCTCAAATTATTAAATAACCTACAGTGGAAGAACATGACAGCCTCAGATCTTTACCAGGAAGCCCTCGTCTATGACAATAGAACAAGTCTATCACCATTTACAGGACTGAACACATTTACAAGCTCAAAGTACCTCACTGCAGTACACTGTCTTACCTAGCCACTATATAGGGTTAAACCTCTTCATGGCCTGAGATCATAATATAACCACTAAGACTAATCAACATACATTAAGATGAAGTAACCAAATGCATACCTTGTTGAGTTTCCACCTCAGTTTTTAGTTGTAACAGCTCTACTTCTTTAGACTGCAATTGTTCATTCAAAGTTTTCAAGGATTCCTCactttctttcatctgttttcaaggagggggaaggagggaagccaTTTGTGAAGCTTTTTTCTATCATATCTGacaattcaatttctttttttaagaacaagaaaactattgctttgactttttttttagcaTTAGCCTAGCCCAGTAATAAAATTGAGATACTTAAAACTGTGATTCCTCCATAAAGTATCATCATGTACTTTAAAAACCTAAAGGAGTGATAAAACAAACACCACAGACTTTCatcaaatataattaattttacagTAAACATTTACTAACTATGCAGTACTTGTATAACATGCATTTGAGTCACTACTTAAAAAGGCATACCATTTTATCCAGTTTGCTTTTCAGATTATCTCGGTCAATGCAGGCCTCTCGATAGGCCTGGTATGCCTTATTTACTTGTTCACGTCCAACTGAACTGCATTCCTCTTCCAGTCGGGAGCCAAGCAGCTAAAGTTTAAACAGACATGAGAAATAAGAAGTTTCGTATGCTACAGTGAGAACTCCAAAACTAGAAGTGCAACAGTACAGCCTGCAACATTAAActaacagcattttttctttagGTTAGAAAATAATCAAACATATTGATATGGACGAAAATTTTTTACTGAAGTCCACCAAAGGCTGTCTACAAATTCTACAATCTCTAACCGTACTTAATGCTTGCTAGTTTATTGCTATGAGTATTTAAAAACCATCCACAAGTCATGATTACTCACACTGACAACCCCgtaataatattttttccaggCTCTGAAGATGTACAAACTGCTTTTTGGAAAAAGAGTTTTAAGCATATAAAGACACAACATatagaaaatgaagaggaaaatgaacatcatttttttaatgactcatcatttaaacaaatactttttttccagtgtatttaTGTGAGAAACGCCAAAGCAGAATTATGTTACAAATAACTATTAACTTCCAGGTCACTGATATCTCACTGCCTGCTAGGGGACAAGCAAGGAGGAATAAGCACTACCAACCAGATTGTCAGAAAGAGGGGAGCAGAGataaaatatattcagtatttttaataagacAGCAAGAAGTCTTACATCAAACTATATCTGTCTGTATAGAAAGTTCTTGTTTTGACTAAGTCTTACACTATCCTTTTCATTCTGTTTATCCTGCTCACTTTAAATTGTTGAGGCATTTAAACACATTCAATGTACCTAATGTGGATATTTGCGACAGATTTATAAAAGAGCcatacaataaaaaatattttaaaaatcgaAGAGGTGACAGTTATGTATCTACCTTGAATATCTCCTCTTTTAGGTGTTCGCTTGAAAGAAAGTATGGGAAAGCAAGCCATAAAGATAGGAAGCTTCTGCCCTTTGCTTTCTGTATTGACCCTCAAAGTATGTGTACTACTCATTTTAAGTTTTGTCCTTTACATTTTCCTCCTTCAAATAAAGCCATTCAGATAGAACATAAGCCTTACCAAACTTTTGGAAAGTTTCCATacactttgaaattatttaaaactcAAAAGGGTTAACTCCCCATATCATACAGGTATACTAGCCATTAACAAAGACTGAAAATCCGTTCTATTACTTAACAGTTTAGGCCTTCTCGATGCCCCTCTctcatagaaacatttctgtGGTATTCACAAACTAAACCAGAAGTTTTCTCTATGGAAAACAAAGTATCATCTTCAAGACAATTAAGCTGAACCAGGCCAAACCAAAAGAGACAAGACTAAACAGGATTGTCAAGGTCAAGTCCTGGTTTTTGTGATTTTCAGTAACCACATAAAAGGTGTCACACAGCATGGCTCAGAGAATATTCAGTCTAGAGCTCTATTCCtatccccacccccaccccccccccaggacctTATATAAAGAAAGTGCTGAGAAAGATTTGCCTTTTGACAGAAAGTCAATCCTGTCAAACTAGTCACCAAGAATTCCCAAATAAGCGTTTCAAAATTGTATTGAGTGTGACTCAAGCTCTTCATTCCAATGCCACAAAATAATATATACTTTGTAAGCTTTTAAGTCAATAGCACATACTTAGGACTAAGTCCTAATAAGTATCTCAGCTCTAACTCTAGGATCTACCTTTCCATCTTATATTAATAAAGAAAGCAACCTGTCAAAGTCAAGACCTTCTGCAGT
The DNA window shown above is from Strix aluco isolate bStrAlu1 chromosome 1, bStrAlu1.hap1, whole genome shotgun sequence and carries:
- the AZI2 gene encoding 5-azacytidine-induced protein 2 isoform X1 codes for the protein MEELVEDDICILNHEKADNLHKRDGEIPVSSYNGDESVASHFALVTAYEDIKKRLKETEKENSFLKKRVRILEEKLLGSRLEEECSSVGREQVNKAYQAYREACIDRDNLKSKLDKMMKESEESLKTLNEQLQSKEVELLQLKTEVETQQVMKNLNCSQSSWEIEKLSSDLKVHSLERDLEKLKQECNSLRKELEKSKQKDQAQDENPLNGGLVQRQDIQRRETNCTSYTGLCLFVYLHDFPQEGRVVLHNDRLFSIIPCCLLGCRRDGKRNQSLKENSTDISFHMFSGVMIIILYTNYTFTFHLDWTASLLTLFLVVSAGASCGFCWSLKKGVISSVQQAYWELKREMSNLHLVTDVQTEVLRKLKTNPTATKKAASTAPVQCVDSNISKLNLTSGVVYKKLSQNDKVFGNVVSPPLLRDVKIPPERVTLQAWTDERPIPVDGKTFQEHHSYGKSSLEDNSWVFPSPPKPNENVFWEMRNKTLLNCPADYLDQCNQNCLHKS